The genomic interval tgaagggtatagacattttgttgtaatcaccgagactcttcacaagtgtgttagtgtggttattaatgattctgtcatagaatctactagttagtttgttagtaatgtctgtaactaatggaatattatttatggcatgcagttttttcaagttagtatatatgggtgtgttataaataatttgtagggatttattttgtattatttggagcttggaaaggttaatattggaggcgttattccatacaggtgaagcgtaggttaataatggtaatatgagcgcgcgatacaATTTTATGCTATTTTGAGTTGACAAAGAAttgtggcgattaaatattaggtattttgaggatattatgtaaaaataaaatatggtattaaaatgaaaatcagaagtTGCCTTGCATGCTGgggatcatttattatatttatacaaatatacattaaaaaaaaacaatgtttcaATATGACATCAGCTTAAGGATAATGATTTGCTACTTACAAATATGTTAAATATCAATAACTTACACTAGGTTTTACTATTCAATATCTCCCATAAACATGGAGAGTTGTTACAGTGTGCAATAGTTAAACTTACAAATCAAGCATGTTCCCAAAATACGCATCTAATTCAGAACaactaaaatgtaaataattgataaaaGTAAACGATTTCGTTCTGTGAATATTTTGACTGAAACATGCTCgatgaatgagttttacattttGTCTTATAAAAATAGGTCAACAGTAAAACTGGATTAGTTCGTCGATATGGAAGAGCATTTTTTAACAAGGTTATTTATACTGAATAAGAAGTGTTCAACTGAAACGTTCACAAAGAGGAAAATTTTCAGTCCAGTTGCATTTAAAATCATCGTCCAAATAATATAGAAGACTATATCTGGTAGAAGAAGAAATGCAACTGCAAATTGTTGGTTGAATTTAGTTTGATGTGATTTGATCCTTCTTCgtatttatttcagtagttacaCTCCAAATTATTCAGTATAAGATTCAGTCGATGAATTTATATCCTGTAAAATTACGCCGAAGGCTTTTCTTCAGAGACGTTGGTAACCGCAGAAGCCACGGATCCTGTCTCTTCTGGAGCAGATTGGCAAGACAGAGCTGGGAATTTCTTGTAGAGAGCCGCCCGATATTTAGGATGACTGCCAAAAACAATTAACTTATAATATTGCCACGATCATTACTGATAAGTAAATAGGGAGAAAATGCTTACCTGATGCCATAAACGATTGGATTGTAAACAGCGTTAGCCTTTGCAAAGAGTGATCCCCAAATGGTTGCTAGAGGTGAAATTGGTGCACTTTCGAAAATTCCGGTGAAGTTGATGACCAAGTATGGAGTCCACGCGACAAACCACAAAGAGATGGTCATTAATGCAACCtggaatataattatttaataaataatttgaaacctCAATGTGGTTGAATAATTGACAGTGATTCAAACCTTGGCAAGTTTGTGTTCAGTGCTTGTGTTATTTTGTTCAGTTGATCGCAGAGATGCAACGTTCATTTTCTTGGCTTGTTCTCTCATGGCTTTCTCGTGAGCTGTTACGGCctagaaaatacataaattagtaAAGTAAAggagtataaattaaataatcttatatatgtataattcaagTGTTTGTTAAACATACTTGAACAATGTAGAAATAAGAATAGATGATCAAAAGGAGAGGAGCGAAGTAAACAAAGATGGCGTAGACGAGGATGTAGCTGCGGCTGAACCAGTCCTTGGTCAAATAGTCAGTTCCGCAAGCAGTCATGTTTCCTTCAGGTACATATCTAATGGATTTGAAAACGTTATAGCATCGATGATTGTTAAAatcatgtataataatatagtataaATGATTCTTACCTATTCCAGCCGAAGAATGGAGCCAAAGTCCAAGCGAGAGACAACGCCCAGATGCCAAGAACCTTTAATTTTGCTCCACCTTGAGTCATGGGCCTTGCAGCGATACCCTTGACGATGACGTTGTATCTGTCGAAGGCTATCATGGTCATGGACCAGATGGATACACAGCCGAATAGAGATCCGAAGCACCCATATAATTCGCACATGAAAGGACCTgaaacaattatatatgtaaatctgaTAACAAAtgggatatgtacatatgtatatgtagaataatatgaaACATCTTATTACCTAATACCCAAGTCTCGTTGTAGCAATTGATAACCATTGGTGGTGCCATCGTGAACATCATCAAGAAGTCAGAGAAAGCCAAGTTCACAACCAATATATTTGAAGGAGTTTTCAAAgactaaaatatattatacattcagtACTTATTCGATTGAAACACtacttatattatgttattggTTGGTTTTGCTCACTTTTTGACTagagaatatataaataaccattCCGTTTCCCATTAAAGATATGATTCCGAGTACACCTACAGTAAAGCCAAGAAGTCCGTGCCAGAGGGGATTCATAGGGGGAAATTGATACCTACGAAATAAACCATGATACTAGAGATTTTCTGCAGCAATAGATAAGTTTGATCGATcagttcaaataaatataccagTGATCGTTGACCATGTGAAGCATGTTGGGTGGCACTTTGTCAACGACGGTAACGTTGGAGCCATAAGCAGCAGCATGAGACCCAAACGACTGCAATGCGCTGTATCCAGCTGGAAGAAGTTCGGCAGCCATCCTGAACAGCTAACTGACTTACCTGAgagatgtattaaaaataattgtaaatatatatgtatgtatttctcaaattattgaaattttatatcagtttctaatatataataaaaagtgtttgtttttataagtattatatatgtatgtatatagttaccTGTAGTAGATGAAATAGGTATAGAAGAATTGGTGCACTGAAGAAAATCGAGAAATCGAACTACTTCAGTCTCTGAAGAGCCAGTTAGCTGCTGAAGGAACGCCTTGGTGGCTACTCATCTTTTTTGAAACCGTGGCAAGCTTATATAGTCGAAATTTGAGGATTAAAATGTCGCTTTTGAATCGATAGTCTTAATTTAATAGAAGAAAACGGACAAAAACGTCTTTAGTGGGACGTATTAGAATTTCAGATTGTATTACTTAATATTTGGAATATTATTGGAAATGGTGTTGACTCACTTTTAATAAAAGTACttgtttaaaatgattttttatttaatgttaaacttttaaaattatttatgttattGTTAATTGTAGAAACAAATTATAGTTACGAGAAGTTCGGTCCTGCACAGTAAGAAAATTATATGATGTGATAATTCCATTACCTGAAACTTGATACGCTTAAAATTATACTTCGGGTTTcttaaaatactataattttgTTAAGTGAAAACCTTCAGTGTTTTGTGTGAAAAGTCGAAAATTTTCCATATACAGAATAGTAATTTCGGTTTCACTTCACTCTATTGATTATCTCTCAAACAGTTCATTTGTTTTCGTGATATGTGATGATATCTAAATTGTTGTAagtatattatgttatttatttgtacatttaCAATTCTGTTTATAAAGTACGACTTTATGACTTGCAATTTCAActttggttatttatttatttatttatttttatttatttatatatattttagctatcaagctaatttaaaaaaaaaaaaaatacatcttaattattatacttaactctaaaatttataattaacttatatgtactgtccctcacagaggtgtctcttcgcacctcgcaggaatgcatccatgtttttagcagacctgacgcactcagggagggcattatacatgagcacacccctgtgaaaaacacccccagccgtcttattctttcttactctacttacaactagtttgtccttatttctagtataaaaactatgtttatctctattccttattatataatcatcaaaatacttaggtaataacttatgatctaacttataaacaaaagacaatgtactaatatttagactaattctaatactcatccatcctaattcatctaacatacttccaatactcttaaatctactcacattcaaaatagctctcatagctttattctgtattttttgcattttttctaaatcttggccactaaacaaattaagcacagtggcacaataaaccacatgtggcaagacaattgaattaaacactaaaattttactttttttacttaaaatatttcttaatctacataatacaccaacttttctagccattttttttattatatagtcagcgtgcattttaaaatttagtcctgaatctatgtatacacctaagtattttatattttcaactttttcaattaacttatcatcaattctaatttcattcaatatatttttatttttaccattcaaccacatcatttttgttttattcacattcaactttaatttattttcacacaaccagtcattcacataatttaattctatatttaaaatctcagacattacatcaacattctttccaattatatatatcaatgtatcatctgcaaacaaatgtattttacacatcttaattaccttaacaatatcgtttatatataatataaataataagggtcccaatttggacccttgcggcactccatgaggtgttacaaattcagaggataacaccttatcaattattactctttgccttctattatttaagtatgattgaagccactttaatactataccatttattcctaacttatataatttttgtaataaaatattcctatctactgtctcgaacgctcgcttaaaatctagaaaaactgctccaacaaccatgctagattcatccatcgtctccatccaatcagaaaccaccaattggatagcagtttctgttgaatgtttcactctaaatccagactgttccacaaccaaacaatcatttatactaatgaactctttcaattgaatcataacgatttcctccagcatcttctcaacaattggtaacatattgatgggcctcatttcactggctttatgtgtgcccgtaacctttggtaccggtacaatagtagacaccttccatgcatccgggacggatcccacttctaacgattcatttattaatttcagtaactgaggtccaaccatgtcccaagtgttgattaaaatatctagagtcaatccatccatactagaaactgatttcatgcccttcaatacaccatttaatccctccatttccactaatttaaacctttcaaacttatttaaacccaaattaatatcatcattcacactattatgccttgtttgtattgaattaactatatcattcacactattgatgtaaaactcattcaatctttcaaccatatcctctttatcattatatactactccctcgacttctaattcattcaaagaaacattttttcccccggaaatcaaagttttaattattcgccacatttttgtgggatctttttttgcaccatcaatatttctttcatgccaatccctcttcgcattacgtaaaacattcacacatttattcctctttcttttatactctaaccaagccttttctaattggattccatccatagccttaataattttatatcttttataactaacattcttatcaactaagctttcctttacttccttggtaaaccaaggtttcagcttatgcttatgcatgattcttgtggtttttacgcatttacttttagaatatgttatattacgatacattatctcccacatttcattcacactatcaccatcctttccccatacacactcctttaacaattcattcatcaattgataatcaatgttttctctttcagtcacctgcatatttttaagtcctccgttactaaaccgctgtcccaaaaacatgttgacaatagaatggtctcctattctcggtacatctttcacctcacaccgcagatccattatatttgttataaccaaatcaatgagagagcttgataaattattcactctcgttgcttccgtcactttttgtttaaaacccaattcatttacccaatttctcaacttttttacataaaattcttctgtctgtaaccaattaaaattccagtccccaaacataattatatttttactcacatctatacttctttcactcaattcttctaaaaatttaagaaatcttccacttctaccattcggagagcggtaaattactagcaaaaacacagtaactccattcacaagcagatccacaccaattgtccaaaactcaccatcaaccttattaactattacattaccgtaacttaaatcatcccttaaatacaatagtaccccacccgtatgtctagaattagagtcacatctcaaaacacaatatccatctatattcagctcaaaatcttcaaaatcactagttacatgcgtttcacttaaacctataaataatggtttttgacttacagttaaactccaaacctcatccttgtgagcaaaaaaactttgtacatttataccgataccttttggtggttgctatatattattatacttaattctatttctcattaattctatatttcttttatatacactgcacttagtgtccaacggtccgtgatttgtgttcaaatttaattttaatttattattacttttaaagcaattattacattttattattttattgttacatccctcgcttttgtgcccttcttctccacatttcgcacatgtcaccttgtttctacaatccaccgctttgtgattaaatccgtaacaatttagacatcttagaatattaatttcttcaaaaaccctacatctatcccaatttatatttacttttccatcttcaataaatcttttaaatgtattgcaatctacttccactatcgcattatatttattattttttctacttttccatatttttaacaccttcagttcaccatcatttataacttcttgattttgattcatcaaacactcagccaactgttcacttgtaagttcctccgacatatctacaattttaattttgggattttttaattcccctcttttaacattataattctcccctaatttattttctacttcttttattaatttaatactatcctgtgcactgttacacgttacagcaatgccccctttaccgatttttttaaccccttgtattcctatttttagttcctttggttttattaaacttttgcaTTCCTCCTTTGTTTTGTCCgtttcttggatttttttcggaacaattattgttatgtctttattattcttcttaagtgcatttgcataactattttcactctt from Arctopsyche grandis isolate Sample6627 chromosome 9, ASM5162203v2, whole genome shotgun sequence carries:
- the LOC143917043 gene encoding opsin-1-like — its product is MAAELLPAGYSALQSFGSHAAAYGSNVTVVDKVPPNMLHMVNDHWYQFPPMNPLWHGLLGFTVGVLGIISLMGNGMVIYIFSSQKSLKTPSNILVVNLAFSDFLMMFTMAPPMVINCYNETWVLGPFMCELYGCFGSLFGCVSIWSMTMIAFDRYNVIVKGIAARPMTQGGAKLKVLGIWALSLAWTLAPFFGWNRYVPEGNMTACGTDYLTKDWFSRSYILVYAIFVYFAPLLLIIYSYFYIVQAVTAHEKAMREQAKKMNVASLRSTEQNNTSTEHKLAKVALMTISLWFVAWTPYLVINFTGIFESAPISPLATIWGSLFAKANAVYNPIVYGISHPKYRAALYKKFPALSCQSAPEETGSVASAVTNVSEEKPSA